In Myxosarcina sp. GI1, one genomic interval encodes:
- a CDS encoding GMC oxidoreductase, translated as MDIDREHYDIIIIGTGAGGGTVGHELAPTGKKILLLERGEFLPREKDNWNPTEVYQNHRYFTDEKWCDKDGNTFSPQTCYWVGGNTKVYGAALLRLRERDFEEVQHRGGISPAWSLKYSDFAPYYTRAEKLFNVHGKRGEDPTEPSTEADYPYPPVSQEPFMQGIVDKLSEIGFYPFHLPVAIKLNEVDETLSKCIRCDTCDGYPCLVHAKGDADVNCVRPARVYPNLTLMTGARVDKLYTNESGGEVTGVETEINGQKRLFSGDIVVVSCGAINSAALLLRSGNDAHPDGLANSSNQVGRNFMKHLATAIVALQDRPNEANYQKTIGLNDYYWGEPDFPYPMGMVQNTGNVKPHMMPAEAPPLLAPYVKFSPETLLDDLAKHTTGWWLQTEDLPDPNNRVQWKNGKLHLDYTPNNTEARDRLIYRWTSILKAVDRSTKHVVPFGIYPRNYLPLSAVAHQCGTCRFGDDPQTSVLDLNCRTHDIDNLYVVDGSFFPSHAGVNPTLTIVANAIRVAEHLKERLGVGMSAAVGARN; from the coding sequence ATGGATATCGATCGAGAACATTATGACATCATTATCATTGGCACGGGGGCAGGGGGTGGCACTGTGGGACACGAACTCGCACCTACGGGTAAAAAAATCTTGCTTTTAGAACGAGGCGAGTTTTTACCCCGTGAAAAAGACAACTGGAATCCTACTGAAGTCTATCAAAATCACCGCTACTTTACCGATGAAAAGTGGTGCGATAAAGACGGCAATACCTTTAGTCCTCAAACCTGTTATTGGGTAGGAGGTAATACTAAAGTTTATGGTGCGGCTTTGTTAAGGTTGCGAGAGCGAGATTTTGAAGAGGTGCAGCACAGAGGCGGTATTTCTCCTGCCTGGTCGCTCAAATACTCAGATTTTGCTCCCTATTACACCAGAGCCGAAAAACTATTTAACGTCCACGGCAAACGAGGCGAAGATCCCACCGAACCTTCAACAGAAGCTGATTATCCCTATCCGCCAGTAAGTCAAGAACCCTTTATGCAGGGAATAGTAGATAAATTGAGTGAAATTGGCTTTTACCCTTTTCATCTGCCAGTAGCAATTAAACTCAACGAAGTAGACGAAACATTGTCTAAGTGCATTCGCTGCGATACCTGCGATGGTTATCCCTGTTTAGTACACGCTAAAGGCGATGCCGATGTCAACTGCGTACGTCCTGCAAGAGTTTATCCCAATCTAACTTTGATGACGGGAGCTAGAGTAGACAAGTTATACACCAACGAGTCTGGAGGCGAAGTTACGGGAGTCGAAACCGAAATTAACGGACAAAAACGTTTATTCTCTGGCGATATTGTAGTAGTTTCCTGTGGCGCGATTAATTCTGCGGCTTTGCTATTGCGTTCTGGTAATGATGCTCATCCAGACGGTTTGGCTAATAGTTCCAACCAAGTAGGGCGAAATTTTATGAAACACTTAGCAACGGCAATAGTTGCCCTGCAAGATCGACCCAACGAAGCCAACTATCAAAAAACTATCGGTCTGAATGATTACTATTGGGGCGAACCAGATTTTCCCTACCCAATGGGTATGGTACAAAATACGGGCAACGTCAAACCCCACATGATGCCTGCCGAAGCACCACCTTTACTCGCTCCCTACGTCAAATTTTCCCCAGAAACTCTACTAGACGATTTGGCAAAACACACTACGGGTTGGTGGTTACAAACCGAAGATTTACCCGACCCCAACAATCGCGTCCAGTGGAAAAACGGTAAACTGCATTTAGACTATACTCCTAACAATACCGAAGCCAGAGATCGCTTAATCTATCGCTGGACTTCTATTCTCAAAGCCGTAGACCGCAGTACCAAACACGTCGTTCCCTTTGGTATCTATCCTCGCAACTATTTACCCCTATCGGCAGTAGCCCATCAGTGCGGTACCTGTCGCTTTGGAGACGATCCTCAAACTTCGGTTTTAGACCTCAACTGCCGCACCCACGATATTGACAATCTCTATGTAGTCGATGGTAGCTTTTTTCCTTCTCACGCAGGCGTAAATCCTACCTTAACCATTGTTGCCAATGCGATTAGGGTAGCGGAGCATTTGAAAGAGCGTCTGGGGGTGGGTATGTCTGCTGCGGTTGGGGCAAGAAATTAG
- a CDS encoding glycine zipper 2TM domain-containing protein — MNKEQKNLENQHQQSEKVARKQQHHGMEKGIGAVGGGVTGAVVGSKLIGGKTGAVVGAIAGAVVGGTVGEAAIEDLEELERKAMKTLGEAPGENKILAHYSWEELQALSKPQT, encoded by the coding sequence ATGAATAAAGAACAAAAGAATTTGGAAAACCAACACCAACAATCGGAAAAAGTCGCTCGTAAACAACAGCATCATGGTATGGAAAAGGGAATTGGTGCGGTTGGCGGTGGTGTGACGGGTGCAGTTGTTGGCAGCAAACTAATTGGCGGTAAAACTGGTGCTGTAGTTGGCGCGATCGCAGGTGCTGTAGTTGGTGGTACAGTTGGCGAAGCAGCTATCGAAGATCTTGAAGAACTCGAACGCAAAGCGATGAAAACTCTAGGAGAAGCACCAGGGGAAAATAAAATCTTGGCTCACTATTCTTGGGAGGAATTACAGGCACTATCCAAACCGCAAACTTAG
- the crcB gene encoding fluoride efflux transporter CrcB, protein MELILNNLFNFITIAPHFVPEVLQKPSVRNPIAVSLGAISGSLSRYYLSLWLPQILGTDFPYATLFVNLSGSFAMGIIITLVLERALPIAPEIRLLIAIGFLGSYTTFSSYELDTVNLIREFSWQTAIFYWFGSAISGFFFLYLGIVFARVIRL, encoded by the coding sequence ATGGAACTCATCCTTAATAATCTGTTTAACTTTATAACTATTGCCCCTCATTTCGTACCAGAAGTGTTACAAAAACCCTCAGTTCGTAACCCCATCGCTGTAAGTTTAGGTGCGATATCAGGCTCTTTAAGCCGTTATTACTTGAGTCTGTGGTTGCCGCAAATTCTCGGTACTGACTTCCCCTACGCCACTCTGTTTGTCAACTTATCTGGTTCGTTCGCTATGGGTATTATTATTACCTTAGTTTTAGAAAGAGCGTTGCCAATTGCTCCTGAAATACGTTTATTGATAGCGATCGGTTTCCTTGGTTCTTATACGACTTTTTCTAGTTACGAACTCGATACAGTCAATTTGATTCGCGAGTTTAGTTGGCAAACAGCTATTTTTTATTGGTTTGGTAGTGCTATTAGTGGCTTTTTCTTTCTTTATTTGGGAATTGTATTCGCCAGAGTAATCAGATTGTGA
- a CDS encoding metallophosphoesterase, with protein MVSPEYYFISDLHIGGEENFTACDFEAELIDFLQLLESQTNPTELIIIGDAFSFWEMTRTSPITKLKTIIQQYPRLFDQFKRTGEKIKITLIPGNHDYELACYADYKSILQTYNIDLEEKEVITRSLLGRTIWIEHGNQHDNFNRIDDFGNPYVTPIGYYIVSQIVDSLVEKSRFGKYRWLKDIESVYPNEAIPHWFFSNYFYKEMSIWLRWILLPFLLLLSVSFIILISAVLERVGIVADGFFSRPWLAFLQNFGFAGEALNFTVNLVIFIDTLFLFGLILVLIPLSFVFRDIQKTLRRYGFKGKKGLKIQKQSLYLQAAQQVFERNPDVFAFVYGHTHQPSLTQIGSRYVLNTGSWLKKLKRISAIFRFLPAVYYPSFQLNYFKIFANGDRLEIIYEYLPKQAQPNLTPLEKLAILGRRKSQPIAIPHRTVV; from the coding sequence ATGGTCAGTCCAGAATATTATTTCATCAGCGATCTTCATATTGGTGGGGAAGAAAACTTTACAGCTTGTGACTTTGAAGCAGAGTTAATTGATTTTTTACAGCTTTTAGAGAGCCAGACCAATCCCACAGAGTTGATTATTATAGGCGATGCTTTTAGCTTTTGGGAAATGACGCGCACTTCTCCCATAACTAAGTTAAAAACGATTATTCAGCAATATCCCAGACTGTTTGACCAATTCAAACGTACTGGGGAAAAGATTAAAATTACTTTAATACCTGGAAATCACGATTACGAACTCGCTTGTTATGCCGACTACAAAAGCATTCTTCAAACTTATAATATCGATTTAGAGGAAAAAGAGGTTATTACTCGTTCGCTACTGGGGCGAACTATTTGGATCGAACACGGCAATCAGCATGATAACTTTAATCGTATTGACGATTTTGGTAATCCTTATGTTACACCAATCGGCTACTATATTGTCAGTCAAATTGTAGATAGTCTAGTAGAAAAATCCCGCTTTGGTAAGTATCGGTGGCTCAAAGATATCGAATCTGTTTATCCTAATGAAGCAATTCCCCACTGGTTTTTTTCTAACTATTTTTACAAAGAAATGAGTATTTGGTTGCGCTGGATACTGTTACCTTTTCTATTGCTGTTGAGCGTGAGTTTTATAATTCTTATTAGTGCGGTACTAGAACGTGTAGGAATTGTTGCTGATGGTTTTTTTTCTAGACCTTGGTTAGCATTTTTACAGAACTTTGGTTTTGCAGGTGAAGCTTTAAATTTTACGGTAAATTTGGTTATATTCATCGATACGCTATTTTTATTTGGTTTAATTCTAGTTTTAATTCCCCTGTCATTTGTCTTTAGAGATATTCAAAAGACCTTACGCCGATATGGTTTTAAAGGCAAAAAGGGTCTAAAAATTCAAAAACAAAGTTTATATCTGCAAGCAGCGCAGCAGGTATTCGAGCGCAATCCTGACGTTTTTGCCTTTGTATATGGACATACCCATCAACCTTCTTTAACCCAAATAGGCTCTCGCTATGTTTTGAATACAGGTAGCTGGCTCAAAAAACTAAAGCGAATTTCTGCTATTTTTCGTTTTTTACCAGCAGTTTACTATCCTTCTTTTCAACTTAACTATTTTAAGATTTTTGCTAACGGCGATCGCCTGGAAATTATTTATGAATATTTACCCAAACAGGCACAACCAAATTTAACTCCGTTAGAGAAGTTAGCAATACTTGGTCGCAGAAAATCTCAACCCATTGCCATTCCTCACAGAACTGTGGTTTGA
- a CDS encoding DUF2231 domain-containing protein — MSTLFLKMKTLQLQSTLPLNDSNLPYPDPLHPIVVHFVIAMVFFAFFCDVVGYFFHKRHLHEVSFWNLFVATAAIFVAILFGQFEAGLATPYEAVQPVLNLHTLIGWSLAAILAFITGWRFVIRNRTPLKVPPAYLGVATFSIVIVSLQVFLGTQLVWEYGLHVKPVVEAMNRGIIK, encoded by the coding sequence ATGAGTACATTATTTCTTAAAATGAAAACTTTACAGCTACAAAGTACTTTACCCCTCAACGATTCCAACTTGCCCTATCCAGACCCCTTACATCCAATTGTGGTTCACTTTGTAATTGCAATGGTGTTTTTTGCTTTTTTTTGCGATGTGGTGGGCTATTTTTTTCATAAGCGACATTTGCACGAAGTGAGTTTCTGGAATTTGTTTGTGGCGACGGCGGCTATCTTTGTGGCAATCTTATTCGGTCAGTTTGAAGCAGGTTTGGCGACACCCTATGAAGCAGTACAGCCAGTGTTGAATTTACATACTTTAATTGGTTGGTCTTTAGCGGCAATTCTGGCTTTTATTACTGGTTGGCGATTTGTTATTCGCAATCGCACCCCCTTAAAAGTTCCTCCTGCTTACCTCGGTGTTGCTACTTTCTCAATCGTTATAGTAAGTCTTCAGGTTTTCCTGGGAACTCAGCTAGTTTGGGAATACGGGCTGCACGTCAAGCCTGTAGTCGAAGCAATGAACCGAGGAATTATTAAATGA
- a CDS encoding DUF2231 domain-containing protein, with the protein MNSELIDQLQQLGIRLGVNGLPYILPIHPVLVHFTLGLFIIGIIFDLAGTFFAWEKPILKFLDLPAVRSGFYTVGFYNVLAAAAITFFTVIAGFLEIMLAQPPLNAKSAWGLGAGTTMILHGVGGVLLLLMIVAMAVWRGLQRYRWRAGRSREASWTYLLIGVAILGIMYVHGTLGAHLGGDFGIHNTAGNLLREGLNPNKVLNGI; encoded by the coding sequence ATGAACTCAGAACTAATCGACCAGTTACAACAATTGGGTATTAGATTGGGAGTAAACGGACTGCCTTATATACTGCCCATACATCCAGTTTTGGTTCACTTTACTTTAGGCTTATTTATTATCGGAATTATTTTCGATCTGGCAGGAACTTTTTTTGCCTGGGAAAAACCAATTCTCAAATTTTTAGATTTACCTGCCGTACGTTCTGGCTTTTATACCGTAGGTTTTTATAACGTATTGGCGGCAGCGGCAATTACTTTTTTTACCGTTATTGCAGGTTTTTTAGAAATTATGCTGGCGCAACCACCTCTAAATGCTAAAAGTGCCTGGGGGTTGGGTGCGGGTACGACAATGATTTTACATGGTGTAGGCGGAGTGTTGCTGTTACTAATGATTGTGGCGATGGCTGTCTGGCGAGGATTACAGCGTTATCGCTGGCGTGCGGGGCGATCGCGCGAAGCATCATGGACTTATCTTTTAATTGGCGTGGCTATTTTAGGCATCATGTACGTTCACGGAACTTTAGGAGCGCATTTAGGCGGAGATTTTGGCATTCACAATACTGCTGGTAATTTACTTAGAGAAGGTTTAAACCCTAATAAAGTATTAAATGGTATTTAG
- a CDS encoding aldo/keto reductase, giving the protein MKYKQLGKELKISAIGLGAMPLSISGRPSESDAIAVIHQALDSGVTLIDTADSYCQDESDKHHNEKLIAKALQQYQGDTSAVTVATKGGVIRPQGSWQRDGNPERLRTAIRQSYEALGGSQAIGVWQYHAPDTNYTIEEALTPAKEAVDEGLIRYVGVSNFTVEQIERARKVIDIVSVQNQYNPWHRQPEVDGVLDYCQREGLIFFPYSPLGGSSRVDRLQDIKVIAEIAKERAVSVYQIVLSWLRGKYSCVVPIPGASRVSSIEDSVKAADLELSNREVERIDRETQ; this is encoded by the coding sequence ATGAAATACAAACAACTGGGCAAAGAGCTTAAAATCAGTGCGATCGGACTTGGTGCGATGCCTCTATCAATATCGGGTCGTCCTTCAGAATCGGATGCAATCGCCGTAATTCATCAAGCTCTCGATTCGGGTGTAACTCTAATCGATACGGCTGATTCTTACTGCCAGGATGAATCCGACAAACATCACAACGAAAAGCTAATTGCTAAAGCACTGCAACAATACCAGGGAGACACTAGCGCAGTCACCGTTGCTACTAAAGGAGGTGTCATACGACCTCAAGGAAGTTGGCAGCGCGATGGCAATCCAGAGCGTTTGCGAACTGCCATTCGTCAAAGCTATGAAGCTCTCGGTGGTTCTCAAGCGATCGGCGTTTGGCAATATCATGCCCCCGATACCAACTATACGATTGAAGAAGCTTTAACTCCCGCTAAAGAAGCTGTAGATGAAGGGTTAATTCGCTATGTTGGCGTTTCTAACTTTACAGTCGAGCAGATCGAACGAGCGCGCAAAGTAATCGATATTGTTTCGGTGCAAAATCAATACAATCCCTGGCATCGTCAACCAGAAGTTGATGGAGTGTTAGATTATTGCCAACGAGAAGGATTGATATTCTTTCCCTACAGTCCTTTAGGTGGAAGCAGTAGAGTCGATCGTTTGCAAGATATTAAAGTTATTGCCGAAATAGCTAAAGAAAGAGCGGTTTCGGTCTATCAAATTGTTTTAAGTTGGTTGCGTGGTAAATATTCCTGTGTCGTACCAATTCCTGGTGCCAGTCGTGTTTCTAGTATTGAAGATTCGGTTAAAGCAGCCGATCTAGAACTTTCTAATCGAGAAGTGGAACGAATCGACCGCGAGACGCAATAA
- a CDS encoding cytochrome c oxidase subunit II, which translates to MPKFFEYILMAVGMVIIILVSYWLGQQAYTWMPIEASTDAKHIDDLFSFLVTMAAVIFFGVIGMLVYSLIFYRAKSGDYTEGHAYRHNWKIEVVWLVIPTALVLWIGIYSMNIYTRMEIAGPDRLLADSEPAYIEVIDRNNSNTPTTIEVVAKQWAWDFRYLNTDISSNELHLPVNRRVRLLLQSEDVLHGFYVPEFRIKQDIIPSRTITFQFIPNRVGKYKLHDSQLSGTYFATMEADVYVDTAEDYQKWLTEIHEDRTLTANLAVSEHARSPKKVFNSHYPTVIPTQTDTITASDR; encoded by the coding sequence ATGCCCAAGTTTTTTGAATATATTTTAATGGCTGTGGGAATGGTAATTATCATTCTGGTTAGCTACTGGTTGGGACAACAGGCATACACTTGGATGCCGATTGAAGCTTCTACAGATGCCAAACATATTGACGATTTATTTAGCTTTCTCGTAACTATGGCAGCGGTAATCTTTTTTGGAGTTATCGGTATGCTAGTTTATTCGCTGATTTTTTATCGGGCTAAATCGGGTGACTATACGGAGGGTCATGCCTACAGACACAACTGGAAAATAGAGGTTGTTTGGTTGGTAATTCCTACGGCACTGGTATTGTGGATTGGTATTTATAGTATGAATATCTATACCCGTATGGAGATTGCTGGACCAGATCGGCTTTTAGCAGACTCAGAACCAGCTTACATCGAAGTAATCGATCGCAACAATTCAAACACGCCAACAACAATCGAAGTAGTTGCCAAACAGTGGGCTTGGGATTTTCGCTATCTCAATACAGACATTAGCAGTAACGAACTGCATCTACCAGTCAATCGACGAGTCCGATTGCTGTTACAGTCAGAAGATGTGCTGCATGGCTTTTACGTACCAGAGTTTAGGATCAAACAAGATATTATTCCCAGTCGCACTATTACTTTTCAATTTATCCCCAATCGCGTTGGCAAATACAAATTACACGACTCTCAGTTGAGCGGTACTTATTTCGCCACTATGGAAGCAGATGTCTATGTCGATACGGCTGAAGATTATCAGAAATGGCTGACTGAAATTCATGAAGATCGCACTTTAACTGCCAACTTAGCAGTTTCCGAACACGCGCGATCGCCAAAAAAAGTTTTTAATAGTCACTATCCTACAGTTATTCCCACTCAAACCGACACAATTACCGCAAGCGATCGCTAA
- a CDS encoding cbb3-type cytochrome c oxidase subunit I encodes MTNSHPHGVSVAESEGSPSESQTNWRRYFSFSTDHKVIGVQYLVTAFTFFLIAGLLAMIVRAELITPASDLVDRPFYNALFTMHGTVMIFLWIIPSLVGLANYVVPLAIGAKDMAFPKLNAIGFWIIPPAGIFLISSFFLPSGAAQAGWWNYPPLSLQNPSGNLLNGELFWVLSIILLGISSIMAAVNFVATIVWLRAPGMSYFRLPIFVWTVLTAQLMQLIYLPALTGVAIMMLADLTIGTHFFQPFDQGDPVLYQHLFWFYSHPTVYVWALPAFGIFSEIIPAFSREPLFGYRSVAIATISFVPITGMVWAHHMFASGTPQWLRIVFMFSTELVAIPTGIKVFAWTATIWRSKLHLETPMLFAFGGVVMFLFAGITGVMLGAMPFDLHVNNTYFVVGHFHYIVYNTITMALFAAIYYWFPKVSGRMYSEGWGKIHFWLTFIGANLTFFPMFPLGLLGMLRRVSSYDPEYAGWNIISSLGGFLLGVSILPFIANIVSAWLQGAKAAKNPWLATGLEWTTTSPPPVENFEEIPIVDSPPYDYGKAKYSDRSLANQ; translated from the coding sequence ATGACCAATTCTCATCCTCATGGCGTTAGCGTTGCCGAGTCTGAAGGTTCGCCAAGCGAATCTCAAACCAATTGGCGACGTTACTTCAGCTTTAGCACCGACCATAAAGTTATTGGCGTTCAATATCTGGTAACGGCATTTACTTTTTTTCTAATTGCTGGCTTGTTAGCAATGATCGTGCGTGCCGAACTAATTACCCCTGCATCAGATTTGGTAGATCGCCCTTTTTATAATGCCTTATTTACCATGCACGGTACGGTGATGATTTTTTTGTGGATTATCCCGTCTTTGGTAGGTTTGGCTAACTATGTCGTACCTTTGGCAATTGGGGCTAAGGATATGGCATTTCCCAAACTCAACGCGATCGGCTTTTGGATAATTCCCCCTGCGGGTATCTTCTTAATCTCTAGTTTTTTTCTGCCTAGTGGTGCGGCACAGGCTGGTTGGTGGAACTATCCCCCTTTAAGCCTGCAGAATCCTTCAGGAAATTTACTCAATGGCGAACTATTCTGGGTGCTTAGTATCATTCTGTTAGGTATTTCCTCAATTATGGCAGCAGTTAACTTTGTCGCTACAATTGTCTGGCTGCGTGCGCCTGGAATGTCTTATTTTCGCCTACCGATCTTTGTCTGGACGGTTTTAACCGCTCAGTTGATGCAGTTGATTTATCTTCCCGCTTTGACTGGAGTGGCAATTATGATGCTGGCAGATCTTACTATTGGCACTCACTTCTTCCAACCTTTCGACCAGGGCGATCCCGTTTTATACCAACACCTGTTTTGGTTTTATTCCCATCCCACCGTATATGTCTGGGCGTTGCCAGCATTTGGCATTTTTTCAGAAATTATTCCTGCTTTTAGCCGCGAGCCGTTATTTGGCTACCGTTCTGTGGCGATCGCCACCATTAGCTTTGTGCCTATAACTGGTATGGTGTGGGCGCATCATATGTTTGCTAGCGGTACACCCCAATGGCTGAGAATTGTGTTTATGTTTAGTACGGAACTGGTGGCAATACCTACAGGAATTAAAGTTTTTGCCTGGACAGCTACCATTTGGCGCAGCAAACTACATTTAGAAACACCAATGCTGTTTGCTTTTGGCGGTGTAGTTATGTTCTTGTTTGCAGGTATTACGGGAGTGATGCTCGGCGCGATGCCTTTCGACCTCCACGTTAACAACACTTATTTTGTCGTCGGACACTTTCACTACATCGTCTACAACACCATTACTATGGCATTGTTTGCCGCTATTTACTATTGGTTTCCCAAAGTTTCGGGACGGATGTATTCTGAGGGTTGGGGCAAAATACATTTTTGGCTCACTTTTATCGGTGCCAATTTGACTTTCTTTCCTATGTTTCCTTTGGGCTTATTAGGAATGCTGCGTCGCGTATCTTCGTACGATCCAGAATATGCAGGTTGGAATATTATCTCTAGTTTGGGAGGGTTTCTCTTAGGAGTTTCGATCTTGCCTTTTATTGCCAATATCGTCAGTGCCTGGCTACAGGGAGCGAAAGCCGCCAAAAATCCCTGGCTGGCTACAGGTTTAGAATGGACGACTACTTCACCGCCTCCAGTAGAAAACTTTGAGGAAATTCCTATTGTAGACTCGCCGCCTTATGACTATGGCAAAGCTAAATATTCCGACCGTAGTTTAGCCAACCAGTAG
- a CDS encoding heme-copper oxidase subunit III, whose product MESYSSDQDLIRDERPFPFHKWRKKLPPWLRQFLPTGGGHHHRQEEKTLFGFVTFLLSESLIFFGFIVSYIALRLTTSPWLPPGVTGPEISTETIISTIVLLSSSIVIYFAERALKKRRLNRFRLLWLLTELMGAYFLYAEIKEWLGNDFYPSTGMVGSTYYLLTGFHGLHVAVGIILLTIMLVRSFIPHIYRDGDYGVTAISWFWHFVDVVWIFLFSLIYLW is encoded by the coding sequence ATGGAAAGTTACAGTTCAGACCAAGATTTGATTAGAGATGAGCGTCCTTTTCCCTTTCATAAGTGGCGCAAAAAACTACCTCCCTGGCTGCGGCAGTTTTTACCTACAGGGGGCGGTCATCACCATCGCCAAGAGGAAAAAACACTCTTTGGTTTTGTGACTTTCTTACTTTCAGAAAGTCTGATTTTTTTCGGCTTTATCGTTAGCTATATTGCTTTACGACTAACCACTTCTCCCTGGCTACCTCCTGGAGTTACGGGACCAGAAATATCTACCGAGACGATTATCTCAACGATCGTGCTGCTTTCTAGCAGTATTGTTATTTATTTTGCCGAACGCGCTCTTAAAAAACGTCGGCTCAATCGATTTCGCCTGCTCTGGCTGCTTACAGAATTAATGGGGGCTTATTTTCTTTATGCAGAGATAAAAGAATGGCTCGGTAATGACTTTTATCCTTCTACGGGAATGGTAGGCTCGACATACTACTTATTGACAGGTTTTCATGGTCTACACGTTGCTGTAGGTATTATTTTGCTAACTATTATGCTCGTCCGTTCGTTTATTCCCCATATTTATCGCGATGGTGACTACGGCGTAACGGCAATTTCCTGGTTTTGGCACTTTGTCGATGTTGTCTGGATCTTTTTGTTTTCTTTAATTTATCTTTGGTAG
- a CDS encoding PhoH family protein, with amino-acid sequence MTEISQTIQLPNNESAIALAGINEQNLKLLSRYTGVKFVLRGQDLMLFGKEKAVARSVEVLRSLEPLWETGKAIVEPDIVTAFQAVDTGRTEEYGELQKNVIARTKKGELIRAKTFKQKQYIKAIQQHAITFGIGPAGTGKTFLAAVLAVTALLNDECDRIILTRPAVEAGEKLGFLPGDLQQKVNPFLRPLYDALYEFIDAEKIPDLMERGKIEVAPLAYMRGRTLSNAFVIVDEAQNTTPAQLKMVLTRLGFNAKMVVTGDITQTDLPPNQASGLIVSRNILRNVEGIAFCELTQADVVRHPLVQRIVAAYERYEKN; translated from the coding sequence ATGACAGAAATCTCCCAAACTATTCAGCTACCAAATAATGAGAGTGCCATAGCGCTAGCAGGAATCAACGAGCAAAATTTAAAATTATTATCCCGATATACGGGCGTTAAATTTGTCTTGAGGGGGCAAGATTTGATGCTGTTTGGGAAAGAAAAAGCCGTTGCCCGCAGCGTTGAAGTTTTGCGTTCCCTCGAACCATTATGGGAAACGGGAAAAGCGATCGTCGAACCAGATATTGTTACCGCATTTCAGGCTGTAGATACGGGACGTACCGAAGAATATGGAGAACTGCAAAAAAACGTCATCGCTCGTACTAAAAAAGGGGAACTAATTCGAGCCAAAACCTTCAAACAGAAACAGTACATTAAAGCAATTCAACAACACGCCATTACCTTTGGGATCGGTCCTGCGGGGACGGGAAAAACTTTTTTAGCTGCTGTTTTAGCCGTAACGGCTTTACTTAACGATGAGTGCGATCGCATCATTTTAACTCGTCCTGCTGTAGAAGCAGGAGAAAAACTCGGTTTTTTGCCAGGGGACTTACAGCAGAAAGTCAATCCCTTTTTACGTCCGCTTTATGACGCACTGTATGAATTTATCGATGCTGAAAAAATTCCCGATTTGATGGAAAGAGGCAAAATAGAAGTAGCTCCGCTGGCATATATGCGCGGACGCACTCTTTCCAATGCTTTTGTCATTGTTGATGAAGCGCAGAATACTACCCCCGCACAGTTAAAAATGGTGCTGACTCGTCTGGGTTTTAATGCCAAAATGGTAGTTACTGGCGACATTACTCAAACCGACCTACCTCCGAACCAGGCTTCGGGTTTGATTGTCTCTCGTAATATCTTACGAAATGTCGAGGGAATTGCTTTTTGCGAGTTAACTCAAGCCGATGTCGTTCGTCATCCTCTGGTACAAAGAATTGTGGCAGCTTACGAACGATACGAAAAAAATTAA
- a CDS encoding DUF3038 domain-containing protein: MQLPSVSRWQDWHRMRLPDLQQLNWIESYLDLVLLALIAITDLKTEALLQAAEELDLKVINDRLSRWQQSKPNKRKPIEVAEARSLVLIICHLAKQHQESLRRAVSLLERVEREHRDVCEVTLLNNYIDRFITLYCRKNATPGTNVDLSTLAWKLLTDLLFYSGDNGHRLLWLAMVDAADS; encoded by the coding sequence ATGCAGCTTCCTTCTGTATCGAGATGGCAAGATTGGCACCGTATGCGGCTTCCCGACCTGCAGCAGCTAAATTGGATTGAGTCTTACCTTGATTTAGTATTACTAGCTCTAATAGCAATTACCGATCTAAAAACTGAAGCTTTGTTACAAGCGGCTGAAGAATTAGATTTGAAAGTAATTAACGACCGCCTCAGTCGCTGGCAACAGAGTAAGCCAAACAAACGCAAACCAATAGAAGTAGCAGAAGCGCGATCGCTGGTATTAATTATCTGTCATTTAGCCAAACAGCATCAAGAATCACTTCGTCGCGCTGTCAGTCTTCTCGAACGCGTAGAACGGGAACATCGCGATGTCTGTGAAGTCACCTTGTTAAATAACTATATCGATAGATTTATTACTTTATATTGCCGCAAAAATGCTACGCCAGGAACTAATGTAGATTTGTCTACCCTAGCCTGGAAACTTTTGACAGACTTATTATTTTACAGTGGTGATAACGGTCATCGTCTACTCTGGCTGGCAATGGTAGATGCTGCTGATTCATAG